The following nucleotide sequence is from uncultured Roseateles sp..
AAGTTCCAGAACGGCGAGCCGTTCAATGCCCAGGCGGTGAAGTTCTCGTTCGAGCGTGCGGCCGATGAGAAGTCCACCAACAAGGACAAGCGGCTGTTCGGCAGCATCGGGTTGATCGCCACGCCCGACGAGCACACGGTGGTGATAGGCCTGAAGACGATAGAGCCCGACTTCCTGTTCCTGATCGGCCAGGCCACGGCGGTGATCGTCGAGCCCAAGAGCGCGGCCACCAACGCGACCCAGCCGGTGGGCACCGGCCCCTACAAGCTCGACGCCTGGGCCAAGGGCTCCAGCATCACCCTGGCCAAGTGGCCGGCCTATCGCAATGCTGCGGCGGTGAAGATCAGCCGCGCCCAGTTCCGCATCATCAGCGACCCGTCCGCCCAGGTGGCGGCCCTGCTGGCCGGCGATGTGGACGCCTTCCCCCGCGTGGCCGCGGCGCGCAGCCTGGCCCAGTTCCGCGCCGACAAGCGCTTTCAGGTGCTGCTCAATGGCTCGCGGGCCAAGACCATTGTCGCGATCAACAACAAGAAGAAGCCTCTGGATGATGTGCGGGTGCGCCGCGCCATCGCCGCGGCCATCGACCGCAAGGCAGTGATAGAGGCCGCGGCCGATGGCTTTGGCGTGCCCATCGGCAGCCACTACGTGCCCGGCGCGCTGGGCTATGTGGACACCACGGCGGTGAACCCCTTCGACATCGCCAAGGCCAAGGCCCTGCTGAAGGAGGCCGGGGTCACCTTGCCGCTGGAGCTGAGCCTGAAGCTGCCGCCCACCCCCTACGCCCGCCAGGGCGCCGAGGTGGTGGCCGCCCAGCTGGCCAAGGTGGGCATCACGGCCAAGATCGAGAACGTCGAATGGGCGCAGTGGCTGTCGGGTGTCTACACCAACAGGAACTACGACCTGAGCATCATCTCCCATGTCGAACCGTTCGACCTGGGCAACTATGCCAAGCCGGGCTACTACTGGGGCTATGAGAACCCCAAGTTCAACGAGCTGTTCAACCAGATCAACAACGCCCCGCGCGAGGCCGACCGCGCCAGGCTGCTGGGCGACGCCCAGCGCATGCTGGCCGCCGATGCGGTCAACGTCTATCTCTACCAGCCGCAATGGATCACCGTGGCCAAGAAGCGCCTGGGCGGGCTGTGGAAGGACATGCCGGTGTTTGTCAACGATCTGTCTGGCCTGTATTGGGAGTGAGCCACAGCAGCACAAGCCCTGCTTGCGGTTGACACAAGGCCACGCTACAACGACGCCATGACCCCTCTGCACGACCTCTCCGCCCTCGATCTGCTGGCCGCCTACCGCAGCCGTGCGCTGTCGCCGGTGGAGGTGACCCGCGCGGTGCTGGCCCATGTCGAGAACTGGGAGCCGTTTCTGCATGCCAGCTATGCGCTGAACCCGCATGAGGCGCTGGTGCAGGCCCAGGCCTCGGAGGCACGCTGGCGCAAGGGCGAGCCGCTGACGGTCGGCGGCGTCACCCTGGACGGCGTGCCGTCCATGCTGAAGGAGAACATCGCCACCCAGGGCGTGCCCATGCCCTTGGGCACCGCCGCCACCGAGCTGGTGCCGGCCGCTGACGATGCTCCCCCCGCGGCCCGCATGCGCGAGGTCGGTGCCGTGTTCATGGGCAAGACGACGATGCCCGACTACGGCATGCTGTCGTCCGGCCTGTCCAGCTTTCACCCGCTGACCCGCAACCCCTGGGATCTGAGCAAGAACCCGGGCGGGTCGAGCGCCGGCGCAGCGGCCGCGGCGGCTGCAGGCTATGGGCCCTTGCATGTCGGCACCGATATCGGCGGCAGCGTGCGTCTGCCGGCCGCCTGGTGCGGCATCTTCACCCTGAAGCCCAGCCTGGGCCGGATACCGATCAAGCCGCCTTATGCCGGCCGCGTCGCCGGGCCGATGACGCGCACGGTCGCCGATTCGGCCCTGCTGATGAGCGTGCTGAGCCGCCCCGACTGGCGCGACAGCATGAGCCTGCCCTGGCAGGACATTGCCTGGTCGCAGCTGGGGCGCGACGTCAAGGGCTTGCGCATTGGTTTGATGATGGACGCCGGCTGGGGCATGGCCGTCGAGCCGGAGACGGCGGCGGCGGTGCAGCAGGCCGCGCGTCTGTTCGAGCAGGCTGGCGCCGTGGTCGAGCCCATCAAGGGCGTCAGCAGCCGCGAGATGATGGACGGGCTGGACAAATTCTGGCGCATGCGCTCCTGGCTGGACATCTCGGCCCTGCCGCCAGCGCGGCAGAACCAGGTGCTGCCCTATATCCGCGAATGGGTCAGCACGGGCGCCTATCTGACGGCGGCCGAGGTCTTCAAGGGCTACAGCCAGATGGCGGCAATGCGCGATGCGGCCATCACTGCCTGCCAGCCCTTCGACTTCGTGCTCTCGCCGGTAAGCCCGGTGCCGGCCTATGCGGCCGAGTTGGCCAGCCCGC
It contains:
- a CDS encoding ABC transporter substrate-binding protein; translation: MFKALVLGASLALALTPPAAQAQAKKDSVILAMTLEPPGLDPTAGAASAIAEVVLYNVFETLTKIGPDGKVSPLLAESWEVSPDLKTFTFKLRKGIKFQNGEPFNAQAVKFSFERAADEKSTNKDKRLFGSIGLIATPDEHTVVIGLKTIEPDFLFLIGQATAVIVEPKSAATNATQPVGTGPYKLDAWAKGSSITLAKWPAYRNAAAVKISRAQFRIISDPSAQVAALLAGDVDAFPRVAAARSLAQFRADKRFQVLLNGSRAKTIVAINNKKKPLDDVRVRRAIAAAIDRKAVIEAAADGFGVPIGSHYVPGALGYVDTTAVNPFDIAKAKALLKEAGVTLPLELSLKLPPTPYARQGAEVVAAQLAKVGITAKIENVEWAQWLSGVYTNRNYDLSIISHVEPFDLGNYAKPGYYWGYENPKFNELFNQINNAPREADRARLLGDAQRMLAADAVNVYLYQPQWITVAKKRLGGLWKDMPVFVNDLSGLYWE
- a CDS encoding amidase, with product MTPLHDLSALDLLAAYRSRALSPVEVTRAVLAHVENWEPFLHASYALNPHEALVQAQASEARWRKGEPLTVGGVTLDGVPSMLKENIATQGVPMPLGTAATELVPAADDAPPAARMREVGAVFMGKTTMPDYGMLSSGLSSFHPLTRNPWDLSKNPGGSSAGAAAAAAAGYGPLHVGTDIGGSVRLPAAWCGIFTLKPSLGRIPIKPPYAGRVAGPMTRTVADSALLMSVLSRPDWRDSMSLPWQDIAWSQLGRDVKGLRIGLMMDAGWGMAVEPETAAAVQQAARLFEQAGAVVEPIKGVSSREMMDGLDKFWRMRSWLDISALPPARQNQVLPYIREWVSTGAYLTAAEVFKGYSQMAAMRDAAITACQPFDFVLSPVSPVPAYAAELASPLNDPQRPFEHIAFTVPFNMSEQPAASINCGYTARGLPIGLQIIGKRFDDLGVLQLARAFEQMRGAQHAWPKPPAE